A genomic window from Jatrophihabitans sp. includes:
- the trpB gene encoding tryptophan synthase subunit beta translates to MGNSPEKDVDAPAASRQPGSSTLLAADRSAMADPGALGRFGDFGGRYVPEALIPACEELEAAYREAREDPSFERTLSQTLEVYAGRPTPVTPATRLSQELGINLLLKREDLAHTGSHKINNVIGQALLAQRMGKRRLLAETGAGQHGVATATAGALLGLDVTVYMGEVDTERQQLNVFRMELLGAQVIPVTSGSRTLKDACSEALRQWVSQVDEAYYCLGSVMGPHPYPWMVREFQSVIGTEARRQCAGLLRRGVPDVVVACVGGGSNAAGTFAGFVDTSARMVGVEAAGGAAMTDGSPGILHGFYSQVLQDSDGQVTEAHSISAGLDYPGVGPEHASLGRSGRVEYTSATDEQVVEAVVTLARMEGILAALESAHALAWIIKAARSGDLAAGSTVLMTLSGRGDKDAGQLMTLLA, encoded by the coding sequence ATGGGCAATTCGCCCGAGAAGGACGTTGACGCCCCGGCGGCGTCGCGGCAGCCCGGCTCCTCGACGCTGCTGGCGGCCGATCGGTCGGCGATGGCCGACCCGGGCGCGCTCGGCCGGTTCGGGGACTTCGGCGGCCGTTACGTGCCCGAGGCGCTGATCCCGGCCTGCGAGGAGCTCGAGGCCGCCTACCGCGAGGCGCGCGAGGACCCGAGCTTCGAACGCACGCTCAGCCAGACGCTGGAGGTCTACGCCGGGCGTCCGACGCCGGTGACACCGGCGACCAGGCTGTCACAGGAGCTGGGCATCAACCTGCTGCTCAAGCGCGAGGACCTCGCCCACACCGGCTCGCACAAGATCAACAACGTGATCGGCCAGGCCCTGCTGGCGCAGCGGATGGGCAAGCGGCGGCTGCTGGCCGAGACCGGCGCGGGCCAGCACGGCGTTGCCACCGCCACCGCCGGCGCGCTGCTCGGCCTGGACGTCACGGTGTACATGGGCGAGGTGGACACCGAGCGCCAGCAGCTCAACGTGTTCCGGATGGAGCTGCTGGGCGCCCAGGTCATCCCGGTGACCAGCGGCAGCCGCACCCTGAAGGACGCCTGCAGCGAGGCGCTGCGGCAGTGGGTGTCGCAGGTGGACGAGGCCTACTACTGCCTGGGCTCGGTGATGGGCCCCCATCCCTACCCCTGGATGGTCCGGGAGTTCCAGAGCGTGATCGGAACCGAGGCCCGCCGTCAGTGCGCCGGGCTGCTGCGCCGAGGCGTGCCCGACGTCGTGGTGGCGTGCGTGGGCGGCGGCTCGAACGCCGCCGGGACCTTCGCCGGCTTCGTCGACACCTCGGCCCGAATGGTGGGTGTCGAGGCAGCCGGCGGGGCGGCCATGACCGACGGCTCGCCGGGGATCCTGCACGGTTTCTACTCCCAGGTGCTGCAGGACTCCGATGGCCAGGTCACCGAGGCGCATTCGATCTCGGCCGGCCTGGACTACCCGGGGGTGGGCCCCGAACACGCCAGCCTCGGCAGGTCAGGCCGGGTGGAGTACACCAGCGCCACCGATGAGCAGGTGGTCGAAGCGGTGGTCACGCTGGCCCGCATGGAAGGCATCCTGGCCGCACTGGAGTCCGCTCACGCGCTGGCATGGATCATCAAGGCGGCCCGGTCGGGTGATCTGGCCGCCGGCTCGACAGTGCTGATGACCCTGTCCGGTCGGGGCGACAAGGACGCCGGCCAGCTGATGACGTTGCTGGCATGA
- a CDS encoding GntR family transcriptional regulator → MPRAGIAKYRQIGQDLAARIGRGEFKPGEPLPSQAVLSKEYGVTLMTFRQALSVLEADGLIAQLPGRGTFVTPVATLDLRSLNSLAEDLRMQGVELVTVVLSSRQRALSAAAARALARTRGEPALRLERLRRIGRRPAVHQVSWVPLPWSEALVGVDFEVASLYRSLEQRCQLAIVRATESLRAGALPASLAAAVNKPAGRPVLVAERITYDARNTPIVYDLARIVDDSIGILARRAQRGTELSWAAES, encoded by the coding sequence GTGCCCAGGGCAGGGATCGCGAAATACCGTCAGATCGGCCAGGATCTGGCTGCCCGGATCGGGCGGGGCGAGTTCAAGCCCGGTGAGCCGCTGCCCTCCCAAGCCGTGCTGAGCAAGGAGTACGGCGTCACCCTGATGACCTTCCGGCAGGCGTTGAGCGTGCTCGAGGCCGACGGCCTGATCGCCCAACTGCCCGGCCGCGGAACGTTCGTCACACCGGTTGCGACGCTGGACCTGCGCTCGCTGAACAGCCTGGCCGAAGACCTGCGGATGCAGGGGGTCGAGCTGGTGACCGTGGTCCTGAGCAGCCGGCAGCGAGCGCTGTCGGCCGCTGCCGCCCGAGCATTGGCCCGGACCCGGGGCGAGCCGGCCCTGCGGCTGGAGCGGCTGCGCCGGATCGGTCGGCGGCCGGCCGTCCACCAGGTCTCCTGGGTCCCGCTGCCCTGGTCCGAGGCGCTGGTGGGCGTCGACTTCGAGGTCGCCTCGTTGTACCGCTCCCTGGAACAGCGCTGCCAGCTGGCGATCGTGCGGGCCACCGAGAGCCTGCGCGCCGGGGCGCTGCCGGCCTCGCTGGCAGCAGCGGTCAACAAGCCGGCCGGCCGGCCGGTGCTGGTCGCCGAGCGCATCACCTACGACGCCCGCAACACCCCGATCGTCTATGACCTCGCGAGGATCGTCGATGACTCGATAGGCATCCTCGCGCGCCGTGCCCAGCGCGGCACCGAGCTGTCCTGGGCCGCTGAATCCTGA
- a CDS encoding tryptophan 2,3-dioxygenase family protein has protein sequence MTEDGSAVVAGAGGPAAGGQRVEDQPAHGIEAGIRLDFREEMSYGDYLHLDELLSAQHPRSRPVAHDELLFIIQHQTSELWLKLLLHELVGARDGLRVDDVGLALKRLARVKNILHTLTDQWAILATLTPSEYLGFRDSLASSSGFQSFQYRAVEFTLGNKNAGMLQMFEQDPAAHAVLTELLNAPTLYDEFLAYLVRQGHPIPASVTERDVTEAHTFTPGLVDTFKVIYDAPAEFWSAYETCEALVDVEDAFQFWRFRHLKTVVRMIGNKTGTGGSSGASFLRKALDRTFFPELYSVRTALD, from the coding sequence ATGACCGAGGACGGCTCGGCAGTCGTCGCTGGAGCAGGCGGCCCGGCGGCCGGTGGCCAGCGGGTCGAGGACCAGCCGGCCCACGGCATCGAGGCCGGCATCCGGCTGGACTTCCGCGAGGAGATGTCCTACGGCGACTACCTGCACCTCGACGAGCTGCTGAGCGCCCAGCATCCGAGATCGCGCCCCGTCGCACATGACGAACTGCTGTTCATCATCCAGCACCAGACCAGTGAGCTGTGGCTGAAGCTGCTGCTGCACGAGCTGGTCGGCGCCCGCGACGGGCTGCGCGTCGACGACGTCGGGCTGGCCCTGAAGCGGCTGGCCAGGGTCAAGAACATCCTGCACACCCTGACCGACCAATGGGCGATCCTGGCGACGCTGACTCCCAGTGAATACCTCGGTTTCCGCGACTCGCTGGCCAGCTCGTCAGGCTTTCAGTCCTTCCAGTACCGCGCGGTGGAGTTCACCCTCGGCAACAAGAACGCCGGCATGCTGCAGATGTTCGAGCAGGACCCGGCCGCCCACGCCGTGCTCACCGAACTGCTGAACGCACCCACGTTGTACGACGAGTTCCTGGCCTACCTGGTCCGGCAGGGTCACCCGATCCCCGCCTCGGTGACCGAGCGCGACGTCACCGAGGCGCACACCTTCACACCCGGACTCGTCGACACCTTCAAGGTCATCTACGACGCGCCGGCTGAGTTCTGGAGCGCCTACGAGACCTGCGAGGCACTGGTTGACGTCGAGGACGCCTTCCAGTTCTGGCGCTTCCGGCACCTCAAGACAGTCGTGCGGATGATCGGCAACAAGACCGGCACCGGCGGCTCCAGCGGAGCGTCCTTCCTACGCAAGGCGCTGGACCGGACGTTCTTTCCCGAGCTCTACTCGGTGCGCACAGCGCTGGACTGA
- a CDS encoding SDR family oxidoreductase encodes MTKPLSEQKVVIVGASSGIGRATALESARRGATVTVAARTVSALDSLVEEITGQGGTAFAVPTDVADPAQVRALGELAEARFGRIDTWVNAAAVAVLGRIEDISDEEFDRVMRVNFLGQVYGVHVALPALRRAGGGVIIGISSVEGIRAVPLHGPYTASKWALRGLYDALRMELAQEGSPIAVTTILPAAIDTPFFEHSRSKLGSMPKPPPPLYAPELVAEAIVRAAEHPTREVPVGGAAVGFYMGQRVSPALTDALMSIRRLGKETMRSDRPDNGRDNVDAPMEGLGQVHGNYPGHILRHSVITSLLARTPRPGELLTSVVNRLHSAESGGKPAGSANTSADADEPAGTANGSGGAQSSAVRTE; translated from the coding sequence ATGACAAAGCCACTTTCTGAGCAGAAGGTCGTCATCGTCGGGGCGTCGAGCGGCATCGGCCGGGCCACCGCGCTCGAGTCCGCCCGCCGCGGCGCGACTGTCACGGTCGCCGCCCGGACGGTCTCGGCCCTCGATTCCCTCGTCGAGGAGATCACCGGCCAGGGCGGCACCGCGTTTGCCGTGCCCACCGATGTCGCCGACCCGGCCCAGGTGCGAGCCCTCGGCGAGCTGGCCGAGGCGCGGTTCGGCCGGATCGACACCTGGGTCAACGCGGCCGCGGTCGCGGTGCTGGGTCGCATCGAGGACATCTCCGACGAGGAGTTCGACCGGGTGATGCGGGTCAATTTCCTCGGGCAGGTGTATGGCGTGCATGTCGCGCTGCCTGCCCTGCGCCGGGCCGGCGGCGGGGTGATCATCGGCATCTCCTCGGTCGAGGGCATTCGCGCGGTACCGCTGCACGGCCCCTACACCGCCAGCAAGTGGGCGCTGCGAGGGCTCTACGACGCTCTGCGGATGGAACTGGCCCAGGAGGGCTCTCCGATCGCGGTCACCACCATCCTGCCGGCCGCGATCGACACGCCCTTCTTCGAGCACAGCCGGAGCAAGCTGGGCTCGATGCCCAAGCCACCGCCACCGCTGTACGCCCCCGAACTCGTCGCCGAGGCCATCGTGCGGGCAGCCGAGCACCCCACTCGCGAGGTCCCGGTCGGCGGCGCCGCGGTCGGGTTCTACATGGGCCAGCGGGTGTCGCCCGCGCTGACCGACGCGCTGATGTCGATCCGGCGGCTGGGCAAGGAGACCATGCGCTCGGATCGGCCCGACAACGGCCGCGACAACGTCGACGCGCCGATGGAGGGTCTGGGGCAGGTGCACGGCAACTACCCCGGTCACATCCTGCGGCACAGCGTGATCACCAGCCTGCTGGCCCGCACCCCTCGTCCGGGTGAGTTGCTGACCAGCGTCGTCAACCGGCTGCACTCGGCGGAGTCGGGCGGCAAACCGGCGGGCTCGGCGAACACCTCGGCGGACGCGGACGAACCGGCAGGTACGGCCAACGGGTCAGGCGGTGCTCAGTCCAGCGCTGTGCGCACCGAGTAG
- a CDS encoding MFS transporter has protein sequence MPADPAPSGPAPSGPAPHRLAPVTALWLTAFAFTVTMLGTTLPTSLYPLYEQRLDFAALTVTLVYAAYAVGVLAALLAFGRASDHLGRRPVLLAGLGISAMSSAVFLVAGSMTSGGLAALFVGRVLSGLSAGIFTGTATAALTDLAGPGRQRRASVLAAVANIGGLGLGPLVSGVLASFAGRPLHTSYLVHLALLAAAVAAILAVPEPAPPTGARRLRFQRLEVPVAARPAFVQAATAAFAGFAMLGLFTALSPRVLALLGHSEPALTGLVVLAVFTASAGGQVASTALSTWPALLAGTAVLILGLGLLAASLAVGSLALLLVAGVIGGAGQGLSFRAALGLVTEISPARQRAGVASSFFAVAYIGISLPVVGVGAGTQAYGLVSAGQVFTGILAVLALLALVSLARRGPAGT, from the coding sequence GTGCCAGCCGATCCCGCGCCGTCCGGCCCCGCGCCGTCCGGCCCCGCGCCGCACCGGCTGGCGCCGGTCACCGCACTCTGGCTCACCGCCTTCGCCTTCACGGTGACGATGCTCGGCACCACCCTGCCGACGTCGCTGTACCCGCTGTACGAGCAGCGTCTGGATTTCGCGGCGCTGACGGTGACCCTGGTGTACGCCGCGTACGCGGTCGGGGTGCTCGCCGCGCTGCTGGCATTCGGCCGGGCCTCGGACCACCTGGGACGGCGGCCGGTGCTGCTGGCCGGACTGGGCATCTCGGCGATGTCTTCGGCGGTGTTCCTGGTCGCGGGCAGCATGACCAGCGGTGGCCTGGCCGCCCTGTTCGTCGGCCGGGTGCTCTCAGGCCTGTCCGCCGGGATCTTCACCGGCACCGCGACGGCCGCGCTGACCGATCTGGCCGGCCCGGGCCGGCAACGGCGGGCCAGCGTGCTCGCCGCGGTGGCCAACATCGGCGGCCTGGGCCTGGGCCCGCTGGTCAGCGGCGTGCTGGCAAGCTTCGCCGGCCGGCCGCTGCACACCAGCTACCTGGTGCACCTGGCGCTGCTGGCGGCGGCGGTGGCCGCGATCCTGGCGGTGCCTGAGCCCGCGCCGCCCACCGGTGCCCGCAGGCTGCGGTTCCAACGCCTGGAGGTGCCGGTGGCCGCCCGGCCGGCCTTCGTCCAAGCAGCCACCGCGGCTTTCGCGGGCTTTGCGATGCTGGGCCTGTTCACCGCGCTCAGCCCCAGGGTGCTGGCGCTGCTCGGCCACTCCGAACCCGCGCTGACCGGCCTGGTGGTGCTCGCCGTCTTCACCGCCTCGGCCGGCGGGCAGGTGGCCTCGACGGCGCTGTCCACCTGGCCGGCGTTGCTGGCCGGCACCGCCGTGCTGATCCTCGGGCTGGGACTGCTGGCAGCCAGCCTGGCGGTGGGCTCGCTGGCGCTACTGCTGGTCGCCGGCGTGATCGGCGGCGCCGGGCAGGGGCTCAGCTTTCGCGCCGCGCTGGGGCTGGTCACCGAGATAAGCCCGGCGCGGCAGCGGGCCGGGGTGGCCTCGAGCTTCTTCGCCGTGGCCTACATCGGTATCTCGTTGCCGGTCGTCGGCGTCGGCGCGGGAACCCAGGCCTACGGCCTGGTGAGCGCCGGCCAGGTCTTCACCGGCATTCTCGCCGTTCTCGCGCTGCTGGCCCTTGTCAGCCTGGCGCGGCGCGGCCCGGCCGGGACCTGA
- a CDS encoding S8 family serine peptidase, producing the protein MSTSLSPRPDGGAQTTGRWVVTFADAGDESAHAATLRSAGMSNVMSSLDFEGQAMELAEAGSSDAVMFAELGVAVVSADPRQASGIRSAAGGAVVSVEPEYVQHVLPAAGDDRYLQGYRDGVTDVSARLLGDAGVKLARDEDAADFADNAQFTWGLQATGIPSCSFTGAGIKIAVLDTGFHLAHPDFVGRNIISQSFIQGVTSAEDGHGHGTHCVGTACGPGAPATGVARYGCAPEADILVGKVLSDEGFGDDTSILAGINWAVANRAEIISMSIGADVPQVSQVYEAVGRRALNRGSLIVAAAGNNARRDEPSLPTAERYGFVGISANSPSIMAVAALDEKLGIGVFSARSLADVHGGNIDLAGPGVRVLSSWNVPRPEYDDRHYRSISGTSMATPHVAGVAALWCQARGVTGRQLWTTLTQQAQRMQLPSVDAGSGLLQAPQ; encoded by the coding sequence GTGTCCACCAGCCTGTCCCCCAGGCCGGACGGGGGAGCGCAGACGACCGGCCGTTGGGTCGTCACCTTCGCCGATGCCGGGGACGAGAGCGCCCACGCCGCCACCTTGCGCTCGGCTGGCATGTCCAATGTGATGAGCTCGCTGGATTTCGAGGGCCAGGCGATGGAACTGGCCGAGGCCGGCAGCAGCGACGCGGTCATGTTCGCCGAACTCGGGGTGGCCGTGGTCTCGGCAGATCCGCGGCAGGCCAGCGGAATCCGGTCAGCCGCGGGCGGCGCGGTCGTCTCGGTCGAGCCGGAGTACGTGCAGCACGTGCTGCCGGCCGCCGGTGACGATCGGTACCTGCAGGGCTACCGCGACGGGGTCACCGACGTCAGCGCGCGGCTGCTCGGCGACGCCGGCGTGAAGCTCGCGCGTGATGAGGATGCGGCTGATTTCGCCGACAACGCCCAGTTCACCTGGGGGCTGCAGGCCACCGGCATCCCGTCCTGCTCGTTCACCGGCGCGGGGATCAAGATCGCGGTGCTGGACACCGGCTTCCACCTGGCCCACCCGGACTTCGTCGGCCGCAACATCATCTCGCAGTCCTTCATCCAGGGGGTCACCAGCGCCGAGGACGGCCACGGGCACGGCACCCACTGCGTCGGCACCGCGTGCGGGCCGGGCGCCCCCGCCACCGGGGTGGCCCGTTACGGCTGCGCGCCCGAGGCCGACATCCTGGTCGGCAAGGTGCTCAGCGACGAGGGCTTCGGCGATGACACCAGCATCCTGGCCGGCATCAACTGGGCGGTGGCCAACCGCGCCGAGATCATCTCGATGTCCATCGGCGCCGACGTTCCGCAGGTCTCCCAGGTCTATGAGGCCGTCGGGCGGCGGGCCCTGAACCGCGGCTCGCTGATCGTGGCCGCGGCCGGCAACAACGCCAGGCGCGATGAGCCGTCGCTGCCCACTGCCGAACGCTATGGCTTCGTCGGGATCTCGGCGAACAGCCCGTCGATCATGGCGGTGGCGGCGCTGGACGAGAAGCTGGGCATCGGGGTCTTCTCCGCGCGCAGCCTGGCCGACGTGCACGGGGGCAACATCGACCTCGCCGGTCCCGGCGTCCGGGTCCTCTCCTCGTGGAACGTGCCGCGGCCCGAGTACGACGACCGGCACTACCGCAGCATCTCCGGGACGTCCATGGCCACCCCGCATGTCGCCGGCGTCGCCGCCTTGTGGTGCCAGGCCCGAGGCGTCACCGGCCGCCAGCTGTGGACGACCCTGACCCAGCAGGCCCAGCGGATGCAGCTGCCCTCCGTCGACGCCGGCTCCGGCCTGCTGCAGGCCCCGCAGTAG
- a CDS encoding sensor domain-containing diguanylate cyclase has protein sequence MVVSSIAVLVTLLVLPLGSHQLGATTSYVPAVLAAVACFDIMSVWLLAGEYLDSGDRRMLGMSLAYLWSLLVMGGYALAFPGVVSSHPPLAVTASVAPYLYIGWHAGFPVLLGAAWGPWAFLERVEHRRRSTVLICSAAAMSAVALLSVAGCVLYARQLPVLIHGLDTSAMARVTAPVALPLVVASLLMCARAVRGRSGPERWSSVAILVCLCDLLLTYSSRYRYSMGWYTGRTLTVMASAIVLLAMLASFRRLKATAEFNAAYDGLTGLANRRSAYDSLAAMIARAKRTHSTLGVVMFDLDRFKQINDGHGHAAGDEVLRSVAATLRDTVRDTDICARVGGEEFVVLLPDAGLRDARQVAERLRAQLRERQIPAIGCSVTASFGVAELRPDDATAENLLHRADQAMYRAKGLGRDQVADRPAEAVRSDPVLAP, from the coding sequence ATGGTCGTCTCGTCGATCGCCGTGCTGGTGACCCTGCTCGTTCTGCCCCTGGGCAGCCATCAGCTGGGGGCGACCACGAGTTACGTCCCGGCGGTGCTGGCCGCGGTGGCCTGCTTCGACATCATGTCGGTCTGGTTGCTGGCCGGGGAGTACCTGGACAGCGGTGACCGCAGGATGCTGGGGATGTCCCTTGCCTACCTGTGGTCGCTGCTGGTGATGGGCGGCTACGCGCTGGCGTTTCCCGGGGTGGTGTCCAGCCACCCGCCGCTGGCCGTCACCGCCTCGGTCGCCCCGTACCTCTACATCGGCTGGCATGCCGGCTTTCCGGTGCTGCTCGGCGCCGCCTGGGGGCCCTGGGCCTTTCTAGAGCGGGTCGAGCACCGGCGACGCTCGACAGTGCTGATCTGCTCGGCGGCGGCGATGAGCGCCGTGGCGCTGCTCAGCGTGGCCGGCTGCGTGCTGTACGCCCGGCAACTGCCGGTGCTGATCCACGGCCTGGACACCAGTGCCATGGCGAGGGTGACGGCGCCGGTGGCGCTGCCGCTGGTGGTGGCGAGCCTGCTGATGTGCGCCAGGGCCGTACGCGGCCGCAGCGGGCCCGAACGCTGGAGCAGCGTCGCGATCCTGGTCTGCCTGTGCGACCTGCTGCTGACCTACTCCTCGCGCTATCGCTACAGCATGGGTTGGTACACCGGCAGGACGCTGACCGTGATGGCGTCGGCGATCGTGCTGCTGGCCATGCTGGCCTCGTTCCGGCGGCTCAAGGCCACCGCCGAGTTCAACGCCGCCTACGACGGGCTCACCGGCCTGGCCAACCGGCGCAGCGCCTATGACTCGCTGGCCGCGATGATCGCCCGGGCAAAGCGCACCCACTCCACGCTGGGCGTGGTGATGTTCGACCTGGACAGGTTCAAGCAGATCAACGACGGCCACGGCCACGCGGCCGGCGACGAGGTGCTGCGCAGCGTGGCCGCCACCCTGCGCGATACCGTCCGCGACACCGACATCTGTGCCCGGGTGGGCGGCGAGGAGTTCGTGGTGCTGCTGCCCGACGCCGGCCTGCGGGACGCCAGACAGGTCGCCGAGCGGCTACGGGCCCAACTGCGCGAACGCCAGATCCCGGCGATCGGCTGCAGCGTCACGGCCAGCTTCGGCGTCGCGGAACTGCGGCCGGACGACGCCACCGCGGAGAACCTGCTGCACCGGGCCGACCAGGCGATGTACCGGGCCAAGGGGCTGGGCCGCGACCAGGTCGCCGACCGGCCCGCCGAGGCGGTCAGGTCCGACCCGGTACTGGCGCCGTAG